One stretch of Amycolatopsis tolypomycina DNA includes these proteins:
- a CDS encoding ABC transporter substrate-binding protein produces the protein MKTCRLLVSCLLASLLSGCFASAGGAGAAPDDGRLRVALAFAPSQNLSPYGQDGYILSRLGVAEGLTRLAADGTAAPALAESWRADDAGRGWVFTVREARFQDGSPVTAAAVVAALTRAAQAKPVPTALGGVQLTAAAVDTRQVRVTTGTPDPVLPLRLSSPALAVFSPKAYERPGAVDLVGTATGPFALTAITGTTAATLDRFDGYWGGRARAAGVDAKFVTDGTARANALRTGQADIVDTLPVAGLASLDERLVQLKATPRNTVLYLNTRSGVFADPGARAAAREAIDTAVLAKNVYEGYAEPGRGIFGPALTWAAGKRVPPEGRAKAMRPAAAAVTIATHGSRPELPEVAQVLQQQLEKAGFTVKLTVLDPARLDSDALAGKFDAVVNSRNVLLETGDPVSVLASDFTCAGGYNLAGICDRRIDDAVAAARPVADPGRRQDAVMAAEAAVLATDAVVPLVHLKVAAGIGPSVQGAVPDPYERAMVGPGTHR, from the coding sequence ATGAAAACCTGCCGCCTGTTGGTTTCCTGCCTGCTCGCTTCGCTCCTCTCGGGCTGCTTCGCGTCCGCCGGTGGCGCCGGGGCGGCTCCGGACGACGGACGGTTGCGGGTCGCGCTGGCCTTCGCGCCGTCGCAGAACCTCTCCCCGTACGGGCAGGACGGCTACATCCTGTCCCGGCTGGGGGTCGCCGAAGGCCTGACCCGCCTGGCCGCCGACGGCACCGCCGCGCCCGCGCTCGCCGAGTCCTGGCGGGCCGACGACGCCGGCCGCGGGTGGGTGTTCACGGTGCGGGAGGCCCGGTTCCAGGACGGCAGCCCGGTCACCGCGGCCGCCGTCGTGGCCGCGCTGACCCGGGCCGCGCAGGCCAAGCCGGTGCCGACGGCGCTGGGCGGGGTGCAGCTGACCGCGGCGGCCGTGGACACCAGGCAGGTGCGCGTCACCACCGGCACCCCCGATCCCGTGCTGCCCCTGCGGTTGTCCAGCCCCGCACTCGCCGTCTTCTCCCCGAAGGCCTACGAACGGCCGGGTGCCGTCGACCTGGTGGGGACCGCGACCGGGCCGTTCGCCCTCACGGCGATCACCGGCACCACGGCGGCCACTTTGGACCGGTTCGACGGCTACTGGGGCGGCCGCGCCCGGGCGGCGGGCGTCGACGCGAAGTTCGTCACCGACGGCACCGCCCGCGCCAACGCGCTGCGCACCGGGCAGGCCGACATCGTCGACACCCTGCCGGTCGCCGGGCTCGCCTCGCTGGACGAGCGGCTGGTCCAGCTGAAGGCCACGCCGCGGAACACCGTGCTGTACCTGAACACCAGGTCCGGCGTCTTCGCCGACCCGGGCGCGCGGGCGGCCGCGCGGGAGGCGATCGACACCGCCGTCCTGGCGAAGAACGTGTACGAGGGCTACGCCGAACCCGGCCGCGGGATCTTCGGGCCCGCGCTGACCTGGGCCGCGGGCAAGCGGGTTCCGCCGGAGGGCCGGGCGAAGGCGATGCGCCCGGCCGCGGCCGCCGTCACGATCGCCACCCACGGCAGCCGGCCCGAGCTGCCCGAGGTCGCCCAGGTGCTGCAGCAGCAGCTCGAAAAGGCCGGCTTCACCGTGAAACTGACCGTCCTCGACCCCGCGCGGCTGGACAGCGACGCCCTCGCCGGGAAGTTCGACGCCGTCGTCAACTCCCGCAACGTGCTGCTCGAAACCGGGGACCCGGTCTCCGTCCTCGCGAGCGACTTCACCTGCGCCGGCGGCTACAACCTGGCCGGGATCTGCGACCGGCGGATCGACGACGCCGTCGCGGCCGCCCGGCCCGTCGCCGATCCCGGCCGGCGGCAGGACGCGGTGATGGCGGCCGAAGCCGCCGTGCTCGCCACGGACGCGGTGGTCCCGCTGGTGCACCTCAAGGTCGCGGCCGGGATCGGCCCGTCGGTGCAGGGCGCGGTGCCGGACCCGTACGAGCGGGCCATGGTCGGCCCGGGGACCCACCGCTGA
- the solA gene encoding N-methyl-L-tryptophan oxidase: MDGELAVIGLGSVGSMALWRAARRSRDVVGFEAWTPGHTRSAVGGDTRLFRMTYRRGPRFTPLLERANVLWPELEAETGHEILTRCGGLFIGARTGDYLPELIATTTANGTPFEFLEHAELADRYPQHGLRPDDCAVFDPRAGFLRTDRAVLAATQAARDAGAEVLEGTAIDEIREEPDAVVLRSGSRTWRFGRAIVAAGGWSKHLLPPPLAAAVHPRRNYLTWFVARRPEEFAPARFPIFGRIESDRSLYGAPSTDGVTVKATLDGRSRPAEHADRVQRELTPAEMAETCETVAEFLPGLVPSIVRADAFPDLFTEDQAPLLGTFPGRPRTVFATGFSGVGFKMAPASGEAAVALAFGEPVAGVEDFRPARFAGV, translated from the coding sequence ATGGACGGCGAGCTGGCGGTCATCGGCCTGGGCAGCGTGGGCAGCATGGCCCTGTGGCGGGCGGCGCGGCGATCGCGCGACGTCGTCGGGTTCGAGGCCTGGACGCCGGGGCACACGCGCAGCGCGGTCGGCGGCGACACACGGCTGTTCCGGATGACGTACCGCCGCGGCCCCCGCTTCACCCCCCTGCTGGAGCGGGCGAACGTGCTGTGGCCCGAACTGGAAGCCGAGACGGGCCACGAGATCCTCACCCGCTGCGGCGGCCTGTTCATCGGGGCGCGCACCGGCGACTACCTGCCGGAGCTGATCGCGACCACGACGGCGAACGGCACGCCGTTCGAGTTCCTGGAGCACGCCGAGCTCGCCGACCGCTACCCGCAGCACGGTCTGCGGCCGGACGACTGCGCGGTGTTCGACCCCCGGGCCGGCTTCCTGCGCACCGACCGCGCGGTGCTCGCCGCCACCCAGGCCGCCCGCGACGCCGGCGCCGAGGTGCTGGAAGGCACGGCCATCGACGAGATCCGCGAGGAGCCGGACGCGGTCGTGCTGCGTTCCGGCTCGCGAACCTGGCGGTTCGGGCGCGCGATCGTCGCCGCCGGCGGCTGGTCGAAGCACCTGCTCCCGCCCCCGCTCGCGGCCGCCGTCCACCCGCGCCGGAACTACCTCACGTGGTTCGTCGCCCGGCGCCCGGAGGAGTTCGCCCCGGCGCGGTTCCCGATCTTCGGCCGCATCGAGAGCGACCGTTCCCTCTACGGCGCACCGAGCACGGACGGCGTGACGGTGAAGGCCACGCTCGACGGGCGGTCCCGGCCCGCCGAGCACGCCGACCGCGTCCAGCGGGAGCTGACTCCGGCGGAGATGGCCGAGACCTGCGAAACGGTCGCGGAGTTCCTGCCGGGCCTGGTGCCGAGCATCGTGCGCGCGGACGCGTTCCCGGACCTCTTCACGGAGGATCAGGCCCCGCTGCTGGGCACGTTTCCGGGGCGCCCGCGCACGGTCTTCGCCACGGGGTTTTCGGGGGTGGGCTTCAAGATGGCACCGGCGTCGGGCGAGGCGGCGGTCGCCCTGGCGTTCGGTGAGCCGGTGGCCGGGGTCGAGGATTTCCGCCCGGCCCGGTTCGCCGGCGTCTGA
- a CDS encoding ABC transporter permease subunit encodes MHRALRRPGPLDVLWRIGLTALLVCGIGLLPWLSRTDPALTVLKARAVDGEPTPEALQAVRDELGLGDGPLPPLGRWLGGLLHGDAGRSWVSGTEVLPSVVDALGVSLLLMAAALAVAVVTAAGVCARTLWLGPRRRLDGRGAGGSGAAVLAALPEFLVAATLATVVGVRLGWLPALGWYGPQWMVLPAVALGLPAGAVLGRLLDDLLPGAFAEPWTLTATAYGVSPGSIARQALRRCVPALVPNLGLFAVGLTGGAVAVEKLFDIPGLGRTTLDAALAQDLPVLQAGTLVLLAFAAAAGVLARLAARCLIGPALRDGELRSLSGSGKPRPRALPLVYGTLLLGVIGLGLLRDPYTVDPAARLQPPSAALPFGADALGRDVLARVGHGALGTLSWAVAISAAALAVGLVLGFLPRVAGPLVELANAVPPVVAGLLVTGVAGRGPLTPALAVAAVAWAPLATHTAALLQQERATTLMAATRALGAGEWYLLRRRLLPAVLRPVTRHAMLRLPGIALALAALGFLGLGAQPPSPEWGLLIAENHAYAERAPWGVLAPAAVLALLGALAVTAAGGVRWPGRRMTRPQAKVR; translated from the coding sequence GTGCACCGCGCGCTCCGCCGGCCCGGCCCGCTCGACGTGCTGTGGCGGATCGGGCTCACCGCCCTGCTGGTGTGCGGGATCGGCCTGCTGCCGTGGCTGTCGCGGACCGACCCGGCGCTGACCGTGCTCAAGGCCCGCGCGGTGGACGGCGAGCCGACCCCGGAGGCCCTGCAAGCCGTCCGGGACGAACTCGGGCTCGGCGACGGCCCGCTGCCGCCGCTCGGCCGGTGGCTCGGCGGCCTGCTGCACGGCGACGCGGGCCGGTCGTGGGTGTCCGGGACCGAGGTGCTGCCGTCGGTGGTGGACGCGCTCGGCGTCTCGCTGCTGCTGATGGCCGCCGCGCTGGCGGTTGCCGTGGTCACGGCCGCCGGGGTGTGCGCCCGCACGCTGTGGCTCGGTCCGCGGCGGCGCCTCGACGGCCGCGGGGCCGGGGGCAGCGGGGCGGCCGTGCTGGCCGCGCTGCCCGAGTTCCTCGTCGCGGCCACGCTGGCCACCGTCGTCGGCGTCCGGCTGGGCTGGCTGCCGGCACTCGGCTGGTACGGTCCACAGTGGATGGTGCTGCCCGCGGTGGCGCTGGGGCTGCCGGCCGGCGCGGTGCTGGGCCGGCTGCTCGACGACCTGCTGCCCGGCGCGTTCGCCGAGCCGTGGACGCTGACCGCCACCGCCTACGGCGTGTCCCCGGGATCCATTGCCCGCCAGGCTTTGCGGCGGTGCGTGCCGGCGCTGGTGCCCAACCTCGGCCTGTTCGCGGTCGGGCTGACCGGCGGTGCGGTCGCCGTGGAGAAGCTGTTCGACATCCCCGGCCTCGGCCGGACCACGTTGGACGCCGCGCTCGCCCAGGACCTGCCCGTCCTGCAGGCGGGCACGCTCGTGCTGCTCGCGTTCGCGGCCGCGGCCGGGGTGCTCGCCCGGCTCGCGGCACGGTGCCTGATCGGGCCGGCGTTGCGGGACGGCGAGCTGCGGTCACTGAGCGGGTCCGGCAAGCCCCGGCCGCGTGCGCTGCCCCTGGTGTACGGAACGCTGCTGCTCGGCGTCATCGGCCTCGGCCTCCTGCGCGACCCCTACACGGTCGACCCCGCCGCCCGGCTGCAGCCGCCGTCCGCGGCCCTGCCGTTCGGGGCCGACGCGCTCGGCCGCGACGTCCTCGCCCGGGTCGGCCACGGCGCGCTCGGCACCCTTTCCTGGGCGGTCGCCATCAGTGCCGCCGCGCTCGCCGTGGGATTGGTGCTGGGCTTCCTGCCCCGGGTGGCCGGGCCGCTGGTCGAGCTGGCCAACGCGGTACCGCCGGTGGTGGCCGGGCTGCTGGTCACCGGCGTCGCGGGCCGTGGCCCGTTGACCCCCGCGCTGGCAGTGGCCGCCGTCGCCTGGGCCCCGCTGGCCACCCACACGGCGGCCTTGCTGCAGCAGGAACGCGCCACGACGCTGATGGCGGCGACGCGCGCACTGGGCGCGGGGGAGTGGTACCTGCTGCGCCGGCGGCTCCTCCCGGCGGTGCTGCGCCCGGTGACCCGCCACGCCATGCTGCGCCTCCCGGGGATCGCGCTGGCGTTGGCCGCACTGGGTTTCCTGGGGCTGGGCGCCCAGCCACCGTCGCCCGAGTGGGGCCTGCTCATCGCCGAGAACCACGCCTACGCGGAGCGCGCACCCTGGGGCGTGCTGGCGCCGGCGGCCGTACTGGCCCT